Below is a genomic region from Polyangia bacterium.
CGCAGGCGGCGATGAAACCCCGCCACCGGGCCGCGCCGTCGCTTCGGCGAGCGAAGGATCGCCACCTTGGAGATGCGGTTTGTGCGTGTGGAACCAAAGCTGGAGACTTCGCCCATCATGAAGACCACCTGACTCATCTTCATCGCGGGAACAAACCCGTCAAATTTTTTTCGCTACAAAGTTGCCAGCAGTTCAGCAGCGTTCCTCGAAACGCGATGAGGTTTTTGGCGGGCCCGCGCTGGCGCCGGAGAGAGGTTTTGTGGCGTCCGTATATAATGCTGGCGTGGCCGCTCCCGCACCGCCCGCGCGTCCGTCTGGCTCGGCGCCTGGTACACCAGCGTCACCCGAGGCCGGCCGGTTGGTCGACCTTTATATCGTGGGCGGCGAGAGCCCCGATCCCAACGTGCAGCTCAAGCTGGCCACCCTGATCGCGTCGCGCTATCGGGTGGCGGCGCCGGCGGTGGCTGACGGACTTTCCGGCGGCGCCTGCCTGGTTGGCACCCGCCTGGCCGACAGCGCGGCCAAGAAACTCTCCGACGAACTGCGCGATCTCGGCGCCATCAGCAAGATTCAGCCGGCTGGCGTGCCATTGCGCTTGACCATCAAGCGCACCCTCGACAGTGAGGGCCGCATCATCGGCGGCACCAACCCCGAATCATTCGATCACGTGTCATCGGTGTCCAGCCCCATGCAGCTGGTCGAGATGGGCGAGCGGATCGAGACCGCTGTGCGCAAAGCGCCGTCGGCGGTGACCAAGCCGAAGACCGGCCCCGAGATCGTACGCTGCCCGATCCACGGCCTGAATTACGATCGAACCAAAGCGTCCGGCTGTATGCGCTGCCTGCAGCCCGCCCGCGACGTGGCCCGAGCGATTGAAGAGCGCCAGGCCGGCTGGGGCGACGTGCGCTCGAACCCGGTCAAGCGGGCGGCGGCGGGCCTGGCGGTGGCGGTGCTGGTCGGCCTTTTACCGGCGGCTTATTACGCCCGCGGTATCAACGGCGCCGAGGTCAAAAGCCTGCGCGCCCGCCAGGCCGAGCTGTCCGAACAGCTGGGCACCAAAGCGGTCACCGACGAGTACGACTCCCTGGACGCCAGCATCGACCAGGTGCGCAGCCGCGGCCTGCGGCGCACGATGGCGCTTTGGATCGTGGTCAGCGGCGTGGTGGGTGTGGCCTGGTCGCGCCTGGCCGGCCCACGCGACGCCAGCGACTGAGGACCGCCGACAGCGCGAAGCTGCCAGCGCGTCCGCTCAGTCGTTGGGGTTGGACGGGACCAGCTCGGCGCCGGTCTCTCTTTCCAGCGCCTCCAGCTTTTTCCGTCGCCCCCGTTCGATGGCCCAGACGATCAGGATCGACACCTGGTAGAGGCCAAACAGCGGGCCGGCCATCAACACTTGCGACAGGACGTCCGGACTGGGCGTCAGCACGCCGCCCACCACCGCGGACAGAATCAGCGCGTAGCGGTTGAATCGCCACAGGCTGCGCGCCGTGATGAGGCCGATCCACCCCAGCACCGCCAGCACCACCGGCAGTTCGAACGCGGCGCCGCAGCCGAGAAGCATGGCCAGCATGAAGCCGACCACCTCGTTCATCATGATGGTGGGCTCGATCTGCATGTTGCCGATCTGCTCGGCGAACGACAGCATGTACGCCAGGGCCGGCGTGCACAGAACGAAATACCCGAACAGGGCGCCGCCGATGAAGCAAGCGGCGGTGGCCATGGTGACCACCAGGGCCATGCGCTTTTCTTTTTTGTATAGACCGGGGGCGATGAACTTCCACAGCTCCCAGAAGATCAGCGGGCTGCTGAACAACAGCGCCCCATACATCGCGAGCTTGGTGTAGACCCAGAACGGTTCGGTCGGACTGG
It encodes:
- the tatC gene encoding twin-arginine translocase subunit TatC; protein product: MSFFEHISELRTRLRNSAIVFLVVMCVSFVFVKKYFDVLTRPAQNAWRMALPGKDVVFHFASPTEPFWVYTKLAMYGALLFSSPLIFWELWKFIAPGLYKKEKRMALVVTMATAACFIGGALFGYFVLCTPALAYMLSFAEQIGNMQIEPTIMMNEVVGFMLAMLLGCGAAFELPVVLAVLGWIGLITARSLWRFNRYALILSAVVGGVLTPSPDVLSQVLMAGPLFGLYQVSILIVWAIERGRRKKLEALERETGAELVPSNPND